One Channa argus isolate prfri chromosome 17, Channa argus male v1.0, whole genome shotgun sequence genomic window, gcacaaaagatggaaaaaatgtCACAGTGGTTTTTCCTAATCGGTGTCCTTTATATATGCAGTATCTGCCAATAACAAGCCTGATCTGATCCAAACCTCAATAGTACCATCCAGAGTTTACTGTTCCGTTCACAACACTTTGTTGTTAGCAAATTAGCACTACTATATGACTGTggtgtacacaaacacatatacaggTTTAGGGTTGGAAAAAGGAGCTTCAGcaagtttttgtgtttgacagcTGTTTGACAAAGAGCTCATACTGTCTGcattacactttttttgttgcatATATGCTTAGTGAGCAGCCAGCGTGTAGCAATGAAAGTACAAGGTGTCTTaccgtgttctgtggaatttaTTTGTGAAACTTGTTCGGtggaattactttgttatcCACTCATTTGGAACATGGACTATCAAGGTTACAGCtttgtcatacaacgatctctgaAGTGGATAATTTTTGGACCACCAGACACGATTAAGCCTGCCTTTCCAACAGTCATCATGGACATGACTGTCATAGTTATATTGGCCTTAATTTTGGCTGTGGCAGATGTATAGATATGCATAGATAAACACCCAAGAATTTGTTGCATCCATTTGTGCCTTTCTGAATCatgcaacaaaaaataattctaGTTTTCTCCATAACTCCTCTTTTGTCTTCTAATTTAAGTGTAACTAAGACTCCATCATTTTTCCATCACTGTCATGTAAAAAATCCTCTTTGGTAGAACCAAATAGCCTTCTGAGTTTTCTACATAATTTCTTACATTTACTCTCACTTTGTACTCATTTTAGACTGAGGCCAACGCTTCCCTTTGTCTCGTGGAATCAGGAAGGCTGGAAGACCAGCCTGTGTTCAGTGCCTCCTGTGGGTCACTCCCACTCCCTTTTAGCCCTAGCAAACAACACCTGTGTAAAGCCCACGTTCATGGAGCTGAGAGAGCGCTTCACCAAGCTCTACAGGAAGAAGGTGTGTTTCCCATTAGACTATTGGCTTTCTAACAAAAGgatgtaaaactgaaatgatgTACCAGTGTAAGGGCTGTGCAatataatgaaacatttataGTTTCATGTTATGCTctattgtttatattgtttcaCTGCAAATCTTTTTATCAGTACTAGGCAGGTTTTTTGCAGATGCTGCAGCGTACTGTAGCACATAAACGCACGTAAATGAAAGTGAAGGTGACCCAAACAGAGGAACTTGAAACAGGTGGAAGTTTACCTGTTAAATTTAAGGCCATccttatttaaattttaacaacTATGATTAATATACATGTTTTTGCTTCTATTGCACAAGATATACTTTACCAATGATTGGATCTTCGAGTGCTTTCAAAAGAGGGAAAGAGTATTATTAAGGAAATCTCTCCTCAGTTGCTGAAAAAAGTGGTGAATTATTCAGCATCTGTGCTCCAGAAGCTCCAGAAGCACCACACATGTACCTTCATTAGAAAACAGAAGAATCATGTCGCACAGAGAAAATCTTGATCGAAAGCCAAAAAAAGTATGCATTACTTTTAATGACATGGTTAACTGAAAATTTGCACCCACATTGCATGCAGTAAAATAACTACCGTCTGGTCATTGTATAGTTCAAATTGTATTTCCCAATTGGTATTTTTACTGAATTTGCAAAAAACATGCTCTATTATGATGTATACCATCAACCCATTATATGAAAATAACTATCGGGATATGATTTTGGTCATATTGCACAGTCCTAACCAGTGCTTTTATAGAAGGTTCTGTATATCTAGGGGTGCAGCAATTATTATTTGGAAacacaaaaagtatttgtatttttatttctgaatatagttaatttattttttgttaattgaCTAAAAGTTTAATTGTCCCCATTTTAAGTAAATTCATACTCAATGTTTCCTCTGTCTTGCTCCACTGTATACGATAATATACTGCCTAGCAGAAAAACTAGAAATATCACATATACTTTGTTATTTAGACCATTTACTGAGTACTTTGTTGAAGTACCTTTTACAGCCTCAAGGCTTGGACATGACGTGACAAGCTTTGCAGACCCGAATtgagcgtttttttttttgttgtttgtttgtttgtttttatgttgttttttgtttagttttttgccaCTTTTCCGGTCTGTCCAGGGTTGATCAGGTTTTCACTGATGATATCTCTTTACTTTATTCCATTCATCGttccctcaaccctgaccagtctcccacTCCgtcctgctgaaaaacacccccacagcatgatgctgccaccaccatgctttactgtagtgATGGTGTTGggcaggtggtgagcggtgcctggtttcctccaagCATATTGATTAGAATTGCAGCCAAaattcaatctttgtttcatcagaccagataATCTCACAGTCTGAGACTCCTTCAGTTGCTTTTTTGCAGTCTCTTAAGTGggttttcatgtgtttggactaAGGGGAGGCTCTCTATCTAGCCACTATCTAGGCTGCAATGATAGCTGTTCTTCTGGAACTTTCTCCACACAGGATCTCAAGGGCATAGTCAGTGACCATTGGCTTCTTGGTCACTTTACTAAGGCCCCTCTCCcctgattgctcagtttggctgggTGAACAGCTCTTGAAAGAttcctggttgtgccaaacttaataataatacattttaatgataaGTGCCTTTCAAAACACTCAAGGAGGCTGTACAAGcaatcaacaaaaaataaaacagaagataaTGCAATTATCACAGGACAATGCAATTACAGAGTAAAGTGAGTAGGTGATCACAGGTTGGTTTTGAGTCTGGATTTGAAAGCCGGAAGAGAGTCAATGTTTCTAATGTCCAGTGGGAATGAATTCCAGAGATTGGGAGCAGAAAGGCTGAAAGCTCTGCTCCCCATGGTGCTGAGGCGAGCAGGGGGCACTGTAAGGTTCATGGAAGAGGAAGATCTGAGAGAGTGACACAAGGTGGCAATGTGGAGGACAGTGTCTTGCTATTACCTTCATTGGAACAGAATATGCTGGAATAGTAGTTTGAGTTTATTTGAGCAGTTAAGTCCTTTTAGTGTAATAGGAACATTTTTTGACTTTCTTTGTGAATGGTAAGACCAGTTTTCCTATAGAGTCACTCGAGTTGTCGACCTTTGGCTTTCATTGACTGAAGATCAGGGAGAAACCAGGGAGCAGTTTGAGACTCTCAAGGCATGATGGAAAGTCTCTGGGGATTCctatatattatgtatatatatgttgaAATACCCCAACAATATTATATTTGGTGAGAGAGTGGACAGATGGGTGAGTAGAGCAGCAAAATCATCATCTATTTTAGAATTATGGACACCCCTATGCCTCTGAATACGTGTACATGTTATATTTcaatttttcaccttttttcacttctgtttgcactttgtcattatggggtaatgagtgtagattaatgagaaaattaacttaaacaactgtagtataAGGCAGCaacataaaattcaaaaaagtgaaggggtctgaactttctgaatgcactgaaattacataaaaatttgttttatgattGAAACATGTTTCAACTTGTTATTTGATACCCCCCTTCCAACACTGTTATTGGGAAAATAGTGCAGTCAAAACACTGTCTCCGGCCCATCGACTAGGTAAATCATGTTGTCTACATGAATGACAGGCAGACCAGCAAATAACACTGCATCCTACAGTGCAACAACACTTACTCCTATGCATCTTCCCACTATACTGGCACAATGTGCCAGGAAGGAATGAGTCAGTGGACTCCTCATTCTCTCCACTTTGAGAAATTGGTCCAAAGACCAAAATAAAAGGACACTAACAGACAAGCAGCACATTACAAGCCATAGGATAAATCTGCAAAAAtggttacaataaaataacCTTTACACGTGGGTGGGCTGCTGTTCCtgttattataattatcatTTCAGTTGCCAGTCATATACTCTATACAGTATTTAGGTTCTGTACAGAATTTGACCGACACTTTGCCCTAATGTAGCCAGAAAGGAATTGATAGATGATGAGTAAATGTATCTGTTTACTTATGATTTGACCTCATGAGTTATAAAGCTTTgcagtaatttattttctttaataaccATTCATTGGAgggcatttatttaaaataggaTTTTTGGAACTGTAACATACTAAAAgtacatttgtttgaaataattgaCTTGATCTCTTATGGTTGATAATCATAGTGAGCATGTGTATGCAAAACACAGCCTGCATAGCATAGCTCTATAACACTGACTTTAAATAATTGTTAATATCTTTGAAatccctgtttttctttctactcTATTTCTCTTCTGTGTTAAATAATGGAACGgataaatcttaaaataaattagaagtAGTTGGGGGTTTTTTGTATTTAGACTGActctaaaatctgttttatttaggCTCACTTACACCACTACCTGCATGTGGAAGGGATGGAGCAGAGCTGGTTTTCAGAAGCCATCACCTCTCTCAGTTCACTGATTGAAGAGTACAATCATCTGGATGCCACCAAGGGGAAGCTCATGCCTGATGCTCCCAGACTCAGCATTGCCAGATAAAGTTGAGCTCTGGTGTTAATCTGCAGATTTTTTTCTACTGCGGtgattccttttttaaaaaaatatatattttactcaaCTTTATCTTTTTGTAAGGAACTTTATAATTTGTAAGATCAAAACTGTCTTGTTAAAGACCTGATCACAATTTTCcctgtttgaaaaaaataaagaacaaccACATACATATAGATGGAAGAGATAAACTTGATCTGTATTGTAATCTGATTTGCCATTTTAAGCTTCCTGACTATAGGAGTATGTTAATGAGCATCCTCTGCTGCGGTTTCACTGGCcttgtttttattacacataTGTTACCTGAACAGAGGATTTTTCAACACTTCATCGTCGCTACAGTATCTTCCTCTGTTTAATGATCCCTGCAATTCTTCTTTATGAGCTGAGGTTCTGAAGATTCCTTGAGGCACACCACCACTGCTGAGGGAAACTTAACCAGACTATGCGTATTGCTGGTTCCTTAGTCCACCACAGTGCGGCTCGAACACTGCATCTCAATTAGAGCAACCGCAGCTCAGAGAACATGTCACCTGGATCACTGCACTTCCTCTGGCACACGCATGACGTTATCCACTGCATCTTCCACTGTGTATTGGAGCCTCCTTTGCATGTGAAATTGACCTTGATCATGTGTGACTTATTGGGGACACAACAGCGCTTGTCTGTGCAGACACCACAGTATGTGGGCTTAAAGTTTTTGGTACTGGTGCAGCCAGACAGTGTTAGCTTTCCAGCTTTCTTTGCCTGGAATTTAGGCTGACATGATTTCCCCCTTGGCACCTAGAGGTGAAAATGGGATGGGATTACTATCTTTTGAATTTGTAACTAATGCCTCATCTATACTTTAATAGACTTTGTCACCTTAATGTTCCTAAGCACGCTTTTCTCACAGGGTCGCAGCAGGCACAGGCGGCGGTCCTTCCTCATCTCACATTTGCTGTTATCATTGTTGACACGCACAGAAATGCCCAGGCCACATGTCTTGGAGCAGGCACTCCAGGGGGTGGTCTGGATCAGACAGTTCTTCTTCCAGGCTAAAGGAGGATCCCTGTAAGCTTTCATTATTACAGTTAAAGGGCACTGTGTCAACAAGACAGTGCAAAGAGAATTACCTGTGTGCCACTGTACTTCTAAGCAAAGCACAGATTAGAATCTGGCTACACAATCCCAGGTCAGACACACTACAAGGGAATAAACCCTCTGCTGCAGGTGAATGTATTACCTCGTGTAAAGTAGagtctttttgttttgatcAAAGCTGTGTGCTGTTTTTCCACACCACCAAATGGAATTATAGTTTCCAACATCAGACGCAATACATTTAGATATGTGCCTGCAGAGTTTAATGCCATGCAGAGCAAACAATCTACACACTACATCAAAGTGGAAAAAAGTGCCCCTCCTGCTTCTAACTGGAATCATCCATCTTTCTCTTTAATTCTGTAAGTAGCACACTGTAACACTTACACAAAGCCATCCAAGCCTCAGACTGCCAGAGTAATGAAATGTTCTCTCCCCTTCTCATCTACAGTAGATAGCTTTGAACAGCAATTAGCATTCCAGGCCACACCCTGGCTCTTCTCCAAAGGTTTACTGTCTAAACACTTACCTGACATGTAAGTGGTGTCCTGCTGGTGCTTCTTTGGGCCCTGACCATTGCGGAGGCCAGCTGGCATGTTGCCCATGAGTGGAGCGGGGCCCAAGAGACCAGCAGGCTTCTGAATGAAAGCAGGAGTGCAGCCAATGGCTCCGGCAATACATGTACACTTATAGAGGGGGCTGGGCTGGAAAGCTGCTCCGTTCTCATAGTGGATTCCATTCAGATCGCAGCCCACTGCCATCATAtctgaaagaaaaagggaaacattTCAGGAAGCTGGTCCTCACTTTCTTGTaactttattacttttttctaaaGCCATGAACCCTAATTACACTTTTCACTGACTAAGACTAAAATTAAGCAAAAAGGAACATGACAGTAGAATCaagattttcttatttttcacagCATATACAATATTTTAACTTAAGTAATATTACCATATTGTAATATTCTCACAATTGTTTTGATCATAAAACATGATAAATcatgtatgtaaaatgtaaaagaatgaaaaaataaaacttactaAAAATATTGACACTAAAACAACATTGGAATGGACTGTATTACGGGATTTATAATATGCTGGGCTTATGCTTTATATATTTTAGTGTTCTTCGTTACAACTTCGTTACAAACAATCTCCCCTCAAGCATATTAAATATAAACGTGAAGATAATGCTGCACACTGACTTTGGGACCAATCATTGATGTGTTACGGACAATATTCTAAAACTAAGTATCTGAAGCAACTACACAGTAGAATATGAAGAATTGAAAGAATCAAACATAAAGTATTTCTGTTGTAACCATGGATGAACTAAGCACAAATACTGAATACTGCATTAAATGAGACTATATTTGGAGTAGTagtacagtaataaataaataaataaattattttggtcGCAATGCCATACATCCCAAGAATAGGATTAGAATAGGTTAGCATACACACTATTATCTTTGTGacttattataaaatattattgtacTTATTATTTTCTGATCCAGCCCTGCTGCAAAAcagccacaacaaaacaaccCCCCTCgcattttttaaacactgctgCTTTTAATCTGAACACCATTGCCCAAACACAAAATAAGGCATTTAGTTTGAAATAGAAATGTGCACCCCACTACCCCCGACCCTGCTACTGTGACCTGATGCGTCatgactaattaaaaaaaagagagagagccaCTAACATGAGCATACTCCGTTCTCATATCTTGGCTTGTCTGCTGAGAAGTCACAGTACATGCCCTTGTGTGGGTCACAGACGTCCCTCTC contains:
- the ccn6 gene encoding cellular communication network factor 6 isoform X2; this encodes MLSLLCHSLLLIFAQQCFSRAQNNGQLLAPRVGQSAAERRQFCQWPCKCPERPHCAPGVSSVLDGCGCCKSCARQIGDACNERDVCDPHKGMYCDFSADKPRYENGVCSYMMAVGCDLNGIHYENGAAFQPSPLYKCTCIAGAIGCTPAFIQKPAGLLGPAPLMGNMPAGLRNGQGPKKHQQDTTYMSAWKKNCLIQTTPWSACSKTCGLGISVRVNNDNSKCEMRKDRRLCLLRPCEKSVLRNIKVPRGKSCQPKFQAKKAGKLTLSGCTSTKNFKPTYCGVCTDKRCCVPNKSHMIKVNFTCKGGSNTQWKMQWITSCVCQRKCSDPGDMFSELRLL
- the ccn6 gene encoding cellular communication network factor 6 isoform X1, with product MLSLLCHSLLLIFAQQCFSRAQNNGQLLAPRVGQSAAERRQFCQWPCKCPERPHCAPGVSSVLDGCGCCKSCARQIGDACNERDVCDPHKGMYCDFSADKPRYENGVCSYMMAVGCDLNGIHYENGAAFQPSPLYKCTCIAGAIGCTPAFIQKPAGLLGPAPLMGNMPAGLRNGQGPKKHQQDTTYMSAYRDPPLAWKKNCLIQTTPWSACSKTCGLGISVRVNNDNSKCEMRKDRRLCLLRPCEKSVLRNIKVPRGKSCQPKFQAKKAGKLTLSGCTSTKNFKPTYCGVCTDKRCCVPNKSHMIKVNFTCKGGSNTQWKMQWITSCVCQRKCSDPGDMFSELRLL